One Lycium barbarum isolate Lr01 chromosome 5, ASM1917538v2, whole genome shotgun sequence genomic window carries:
- the LOC132640871 gene encoding protein CYSTEINE-RICH TRANSMEMBRANE MODULE 4-like — protein MSSYNQNQAQATYAQQQPQGGALVAPPPPAGYPTRDVQGDSSAPVTTQSRGDGFWKGCCAALCCCCVLDACF, from the exons ATGAGTAGCTACAACCAAAACCAGGCTCAAG CAACATACGCACAGCAACAGCCACAGGGTGGTGCTCTTGTTGCTCCACCACCACCGGCTGGTTATCCAACTAGAGATGTACAAGGCGATTCATCTGCTCCAGTCACTACTCAATCCAGAGGTGATGGCTTCTGGAAGGGCTG TTGTGCTGCCTTATGTTGCTGCTGCGTCTTGGATGCTTGTTTCTAA